Proteins co-encoded in one Streptomyces sp. SLBN-31 genomic window:
- a CDS encoding GNAT family N-acetyltransferase, with protein METAAGLTFRDATDADVDALVALIESAYRGESSRAGWTTEADILEGQRTDQEGVLAVIKSPDSRLLTVERDGVVIACCQLEHRRAHAYFGMFAVSPRLQGGGLGKVIIAEAERAAREAWGVSEMHMTVISVREDLIAWYERRGYRRTGRMTPFPYGDERFGIPQRDDLQFELLVKELG; from the coding sequence ATGGAAACCGCCGCCGGACTGACCTTCCGCGACGCCACCGACGCCGACGTCGACGCCCTGGTCGCGCTGATCGAGTCGGCGTACCGCGGAGAGTCCAGCCGGGCCGGGTGGACCACGGAGGCGGACATCCTGGAGGGGCAGCGCACCGACCAGGAGGGTGTGCTCGCGGTCATCAAGTCCCCCGACAGCCGTCTGCTCACGGTCGAGCGCGACGGCGTGGTCATCGCCTGCTGCCAGCTCGAACACCGCCGCGCCCACGCCTACTTCGGGATGTTCGCGGTCAGCCCGCGACTCCAGGGCGGCGGCCTCGGCAAGGTGATCATCGCGGAGGCGGAGCGCGCGGCGCGCGAGGCGTGGGGCGTCAGCGAGATGCACATGACCGTGATCTCCGTACGCGAGGACCTCATCGCCTGGTACGAGCGCCGCGGCTACCGCCGTACGGGAAGGATGACCCCTTTCCCGTACGGCGACGAGCGCTTCGGTATCCCGCAGCGCGACGACCTGCAGTTCGAGCTGCTGGTCAAGGAGCTCGGCTGA
- a CDS encoding VOC family protein, with amino-acid sequence MVHVLSSRTLLRPSDPERSRRFYGEQLGLAVYREFGTGPDRGTVYFLGGGHLEVSGRSDAPPSPAVRLWLQVEDADTAHEELRAKGVAIVRPPVREPWGLIEMWIEDPDGTRIVLVEVPADHPIRYRPGI; translated from the coding sequence ATGGTGCACGTTCTCAGCAGTCGTACCCTGCTCCGGCCCTCGGACCCCGAGCGCTCCCGCCGCTTCTACGGCGAGCAGCTGGGCCTGGCCGTCTACCGCGAGTTCGGCACCGGGCCGGACCGCGGCACCGTCTACTTCCTCGGCGGTGGCCACCTGGAGGTGTCGGGACGCTCCGATGCCCCGCCCTCCCCCGCCGTACGGCTGTGGCTGCAGGTCGAGGACGCCGACACGGCGCACGAGGAGCTGCGCGCCAAGGGGGTCGCGATCGTGCGGCCCCCGGTGCGCGAGCCCTGGGGGCTGATCGAGATGTGGATCGAGGACCCGGACGGGACGCGGATCGTGCTGGTGGAAGTGCCGGCGGACCATCCCATCCGGTACCGGCCCGGCATCTGA